A genomic window from Silene latifolia isolate original U9 population chromosome Y, ASM4854445v1, whole genome shotgun sequence includes:
- the LOC141630842 gene encoding putative mitochondrial protein AtMg00310, giving the protein MEGMGFRDFQLFNLALLGKQAWRLVTETGNLWEQIMRAKYYPDGEFMTAQLGANPSYTWRGLMEARVILETAMRRRIGDGKSTRVWRDAWLPGTHTGGVISPCVDGNENLRVCELLSEQGGWNLKRASSLFLPFETERILNIRVSQHRPMDIWY; this is encoded by the coding sequence ATGGAGGGTATGGGGTTCCGTGATTTTCAGCTGTTCAATCTTGCGCTACTCGGAAAACAAGCTTGGAGACTTGTTACTGAGACGGGTAATTTATGGGAACAGATTATGCGAGCCAAATACTATCCCGATGGTGAGTTCATGACAGCGCAGCTAGGTGCAAACCCGAGCTACACATGGAGAGGACTTATGGAAGCTCGGGTCATTTTGGAGACTGCGATGAGACGGAGGATTGGGGATGGGAAGTCAACGAGGGTGTGGCGTGATGCGTGGCTGCCTGGGACCCATACGGGTGGGGTTATATCGCCTTGTGTAGATGGGAATGAGAACTTAAGAGTTTGTGAACTTCTTTCCGAGCAAGGCGGCTGGAACTTAAAACGAGCTTCGAGCTTGTTTTTGCCTTTTGAGACGGAGCGTATTCTTAACATCAGAGTGAGCCAACATCGGCCTATGGATATTTGGTATTAG